One window of the Ictidomys tridecemlineatus isolate mIctTri1 chromosome 11, mIctTri1.hap1, whole genome shotgun sequence genome contains the following:
- the Rbm15 gene encoding RNA-binding protein 15 — MRSAGRDPLPRRSPRWRRAVPLCETSAGWRVNQLRGGDLRLPATMKGKERSPVKPKRSRGGEDSTSRGERSKKLGGSGGSNGSSSGKTDGGGSRRSLHLDKSSSRGGSREYDTGGGSSSSRMHSYSSPSTKNSSGGGESRSSSRGGGGESRSSGAASSAPGGGDGGEYKTLKISELGSQLSDEAVEDGLFHEFKRFGDVSVKISHLSGSGSGDERVAFVNFRRPEDARAAKHARGRLVLYDRPLKIEAVYVSRRRSRSPLDKDSYPPSASVVGASVGGHRHPPGGGGGGQRSLSPGGAALGYRDYRLQQLALGRLPPPPPPPLPRELERERDYPFYERVRPAYSLEPRVGAGAGAAPFREVDEISPEDDQRANRTLFLGNLDITVTESDLRRAFDRFGVITEVDIKRPSRGQTSTYGFLKFENLDMSHRAKVAMSGKIIIRNPIKIGYGKATPTTRLWVGGLGPWVPLAALAREFDRFGTIRTIDYRKGDSWAYIQYESLDAAHAAWTHMRGFPLGGPDRRLRVDFADTEHRYQQQYLQPLPLTHYELVTDAFGHRAPDPLRGARDRTPPLLYRDRDRDLYPDSDWVPPPPPVRERSTRTAATAVTAYEPLDSLDRRRDGWSLDRDRGDRDIPSSRDQPRKRRLPEESGGRHLDRSPESDRPRKRHCAPSPDRSPELSSSRDRYNSDNDRSSRLLLLERPSPIRDRRGSLEKSQGDKRDRKNSASAERDRKHRTAAPTEGKSPLKKEDRSDGNAPSAANTSSKLKSPSQKQDGGTAPAAAASPKLCLAWQGMLLLKNSNFPSNMHLLQGDLQVASSLLVEGSTGGKVAQLKITQRLRLDQPKLDEVTRRIKVAGPNGYAILLAVPGSSDSRSSSSSATSDTATSTQRPLRNLVSYLKQKQAAGVISLPVGGNKDKENTGVLHAFPPCEFSQQFLDSPAKALAKSEEDYLVMIIVRAKLVNSG; from the coding sequence ATGAGATCCGCGGGGCGGGATCCTTTGCCGCGGCGGAGTCCAAGATGGCGGCGTGCGGTTCCGCTGTGTGAAACGAGCGCGGGGTGGCGGGTTAATCAGCTCCGCGGAGGCGACCTCCGACTACCCGCAACAATGAAAGGAAAAGAGCGCTCGCCAGTCAAGCCCAAACGCTCTCGTGGTGGTGAGGACTCGACTTCCCGCGGGGAGCGAAGTAAGAAGTTAGGGGGCTCTGGCGGCAGCAACGGGAGCAGCAGCGGCAAGACCGACGGCGGCGGGTCGCGGCGGAGCCTTCATCTGGACAAGTCCAGCAGCCGAGGTGGCAGCCGCGAGTATGACACTGGTGGGGGCAGCTCCAGTAGCCGCATGCATAGTTACAGCTCCCCTAGCACCAAAAATTCCTCGGGCGGGGGCGAGTCGCGCAGCAGCTCCCGGGGTGGAGGCGGGGAGTCACGTTCTTCTGGTGCCGCCTCCTCAGCTCCTGGCGGAGGGGACGGCGGGGAGTACAAGACCCTGAAGATAAGCGAGTTGGGGTCCCAGCTGAGTGACGAAGCGGTGGAGGACGGACTATTTCACGAGTTTAAGCGCTTTGGGGATGTAAGTGTCAAAATCAGTCATCTCTCAGGTTCTGGCAGCGGGGATGAGCGGGTAGCCTTTGTGAACTTCCGGCGGCCAGAGGACGCGCGGGCGGCCAAGCATGCCAGAGGCCGCCTGGTGCTCTATGACCGGCCTCTGAAGATAGAAGCTGTGTATGTCAGTCGGCGCCGCAGCCGCTCCCCTTTAGACAAAGATTCTTATCCTCCGTCAGCCAGCGTGGTCGGTGCCTCTGTAGGAGGTCACCGGCACCcccctggaggaggaggtggaggccaGAGATCACTTTCCCCTGGTGGTGCTGCCTTGGGATACAGAGACTACCGGTTGCAGCAGTTGGCGCTTGGCCGCCTgccccctccacctcctccaccatTACCCCGAGAGCTGGAGAGAGAACGAGACTACCCGTTCTATGAGAGAGTGCGCCCAGCATACAGCCTTGAGCCAAGGGTGGGAGCTGGAGCAGGTGCTGCTCCTTTTCGAGAAGTGGATGAGATTTCACCCGAGGATGATCAGCGTGCTAACAGGACGCTTTTCTTGGGCAACCTAGACATTACTGTGACAGAGAGTGATCTAAGAAGGGCTTTTGATCGCTTTGGAGTCATTACAGAAGTAGACATCAAGAGACCTTCTCGTGGCCAGACCAGTACTTATGGCTTTCTCAAATTTGAGAACCTAGACATGTCTCATCGGGCCAAGGTAGCAATGTCTGGCAAAATTATAATTCGGAATCCTATCAAAATTGGTTATGGTAAAGCTACACCCACTACCCGCCTCTGGGTAGGTGGCCTAGGACCTTGGGTGCCTCTTGCTGCCCTGGCACGAGAATTTGACCGATTTGGCACCATACGCACTATAGACTACCGAAAAGGTGATAGTTGGGCATATATCCAGTATGAAAGCCTGGATGCAGCTCATGCTGCCTGGACCCATATGCGGGGATTCCCACTTGGTGGCCCAGATCGTCGCCTTAGAGTAGACTTTGCAGACACAGAACATCGTTACCAGCAGCAATATCTGCAGCCTCTGCCCTTGACTCATTATGAACTGGTGACGGATGCTTTTGGACATCGAGCACCTGACCCTTTGAGGGGTGCTCGGGATAGGACACCACCCCTACTATACAGAGATCGCGATAGGGACCTTTATCCTGATTCTGATTGGGTGCCACCTCCACCCCCAGTTCGAGAACGCAGCACTCGGACTGCAGCTACTGCTGTAACTGCTTATGAGCCACTGGATAGCTTGGATCGAAGGCGCGATGGCTGGTCCTTAGACCGGGACAGAGGTGATAGAGATATACCCAGCAGCAGAGACCAGCCTAGGAAGCGACGACTGCCTGAGGAGAGTGGAGGCCGACATCTGGATAGGTCTCCTGAGAGTGACAGACCACGGAAACGTCACTGCGCTCCTTCTCCTGATCGCAGTCCAGAACTGAGCAGTAGCCGGGATCGTTACAACAGTGACAATGATCGGTCTTCCCGTCTTCTTCTCTTGGAAAGGCCTTCTCCAATCAGAGACAGACGAGGTAGTTTGGAAAAGAGCCAGGGTGACAAGCGAGACCGTAAAAACTCTGCATCAGCTGAACGGGATAGGAAGCACCGGACAGCTGCTCCCACTGAGGGAAAAAGCCCTTTGAAAAAAGAAGACCGATCTGATGGGAATGCACCCAGCGCCGCCAATACTTCATCAAAATTGAAGTCCCCTTCCCAGAAACAGGATGGGGGGACAGCTCCTGCAGCAGCAGCCTCTCCCAAACTCTGTTTGGCCTGGCAGGGTATGCTTCTACTCAAGAACAGCAACTTTCCTTCCAACATGCATCTCTTGCAGGGTGACCTCCAAGTGGCTAGCAGTCTTCTTGTGGAGGGTTCAACTGGAGGCAAAGTGGCCCAGCTCAAGATTACTCAGCGTCTCCGATTGGACCAGCCCAAGTTGGATGAAGTGACTCGTCGCATCAAAGTGGCAGGGCCCAATGGTTATGCCATTCTTCTGGCTGTACCTGGAAGTTCCGATAGCCGGTCATCCTCTTCATCGGCAACATCGGACACTGCCACCTCTACTCAGAGGCCACTTAGGAACCTTGTGTCCTATTTAAAGCAAAAGCAGGCAGCTGGGGTGATCAGCCTCCCTGTGGGAGGCAACAAAGACAAGGAAAACACCGGGGTCCTTCATGCCTTCCCACCCTGTGAGTTCTCCCAGCAGTTCCTGGATTCCCCTGCCAAGGCACTGGCCAAATCTGAAGAAGATTACCTGGTCATGATCATTGTCCGTG